The genomic DNA GCATTCTTGCCTGCGTTCTATGCCAACACCGAAAGATCAAATGCGATAGAAATTTTCCATGCTCCAACTGCACCAAGGCCAATGTCAAGTGTACACCATCCACTCCCGCCCCTGCGCGCAAGCGAAGACGACCAAACCAGGACCTCCAGGAGAGGCTGGCTCGCTGTGAAGAGTTGCTCAAAGAGTATGCGACCGAGAAGCCCGAGGGCAGTGTGACGACGCCAAGAGCATCGCAACAGCCCGCCTTCGATGAGAGCTATCTCAAATGGCAGCCAGCCGGCCAGCTGGTTAGGGATGAAGGGAGCATGCGGTTCATAGACAACCCAATGCTGAGCTCTGTTTATGATGAGGTGGGTTGTTCTTGTCGCCTGTGTATCGCAGTGGAAGAAACATGCACTCACATAGGATGCGTCCCATACAGCTTCGAGCAATGAGGCAAATAGTCGACTCGGATGACCACGATGATAGCACGTCTGATACTGCGCCTGATGAGAACTCagatctcctccttggcgaTGGTTCCCCCAACATTAAAATCGAGACACTCTGGCCAGATGCCGCCCATGTGATACGTCTGTGGCAGATATATCTGGACAGGGTCAACCCACTGACAAAGATTATACACGTCCCGACTTTGCAACCGTACTTGGCCGAGGCGGTCGGCGGGTCGCAGTCATTGCCGAAGAATGTCGAAGCGCTCCTCTTCTCTATTTTTCTCATGGCTGTTGTCGCGCTAGACGCAGATGAATGTCAGAATCTGCTGGGTTACTCGAGAGAGGAAGCGCTTCAAAGGTTCTCGTCGGGTGTGCGGTTGGCCTTGCTCAGGCTGGGCTTCCTTAAGACCCACGATTTGACCATTTTGCAGGCCCTTGTGATCTACCTGGTATGTCCATCAGCATCGTCTTGAAGGCGCTCCGGCTGCTAACACGGCGCACAGATCTCTCTACAAGGTCGATACAATCGCCATGCCGCGTGGATTCTCAACGGCGTAGTTATTCGTATCGCCCAAAAAATGGGAATGCATCGTGATGGCGAAACTCTTGGTCTCCCCCCATTCGAGTCTGAAATGCGCCGTCGGTTATGGTGGCAGATCATCATGGTCGATTCCAAATATGCCATCTTCTCCGGCCTCAGCCATTCGCTCCTTCCACGAAACTGGGACACAAAACCGCCCAAGAACCTCAACGACGCCGACATCTTCCCATCAGCGACAGAGCCATTCCAGGACCGCGAAGGGCCAACAGAGATGATTTTCTGCTTACTTATATACGCCTTTGCTAAATTCCTGGTGGAAACTCCGGGCTTCGATACCATGTTCTTGCTAACCTCACAAAGCGACTTTGTATCCGAAcgtgatggaggaggcccTCCTGAACAAGAAATGATCGAGTACCGGCGGACGGTAGAAACCTTgggcaacaacctcctcagcatTCTCGACAAGTATTGCGATCCTCTCGCCGG from Podospora pseudoanserina strain CBS 124.78 chromosome 2, whole genome shotgun sequence includes the following:
- a CDS encoding hypothetical protein (EggNog:ENOG503P17T; COG:K); protein product: MASSSTPSSTTSAPVSNPSVAPPPSNKPTRILACVLCQHRKIKCDRNFPCSNCTKANVKCTPSTPAPARKRRRPNQDLQERLARCEELLKEYATEKPEGSVTTPRASQQPAFDESYLKWQPAGQLVRDEGSMRFIDNPMLSSVYDELRAMRQIVDSDDHDDSTSDTAPDENSDLLLGDGSPNIKIETLWPDAAHVIRLWQIYLDRVNPLTKIIHVPTLQPYLAEAVGGSQSLPKNVEALLFSIFLMAVVALDADECQNLLGYSREEALQRFSSGVRLALLRLGFLKTHDLTILQALVIYLISLQGRYNRHAAWILNGVVIRIAQKMGMHRDGETLGLPPFESEMRRRLWWQIIMVDSKYAIFSGLSHSLLPRNWDTKPPKNLNDADIFPSATEPFQDREGPTEMIFCLLIYAFAKFLVETPGFDTMFLLTSQSDFVSERDGGGPPEQEMIEYRRTVETLGNNLLSILDKYCDPLAGPVHQMAVNMRTHIIDKIMELITPAKHQPEWGGEVRTLKDNTFKIAIGTLEHNEANYISTKDKGFMWFSLAHFQIDIFMYMAGQLCHRTEGVLVERAWRQVEVVYTFHPELFDTNNKLHAALAVFILKAWRKREETLTQRTGHRPETPFYVDRLRTSMPNDDYKSEPTPPDPYTPAALAVGAHTGIPDNNLDSFLGYLDASALDWDMFGNQVNGGAGGSSFGAFGMGPQVEW